The Kluyveromyces marxianus DMKU3-1042 DNA, complete genome, chromosome 7 DNA segment GTAATCGACACAGCTTAGAATAACGTTCAGTGCAAAATATCCAAACAGAATGTAGGTTTGTGCCCTTGTTGGCATTAGACCAATGATAAAGTTTTTCCATCTCATATTTTCCGTGTGCTTCTTGCTAACTGTTGGAATGGTAAAAAGTTTTCTAAAAGCATTGATCTTTGGACCAACAAATCTCTGGGCTATCCGTGGACATAAAATCTTTGACCAAGTGACAATACCGCCAATCAACATACATCCTgcaaaataaataaaaatggCACCACCATATAGCCTAGTGCGACTCTCAGACCTTGCTCTGCTATAGTAAGCTCTGGTAAACctttcaacttttcttcttggcgGAATTACTGGCTTAGTCTGATTCTTTGTTGGATCAAATGATGGATCAGAATCGATGTCAATAGCAGAAGAATGAACTTTTTCATAAAGTTGATGTAATTCTGGGACAGTATGATTATAGAAAGGAACTGATGTTTCACAATTCTCAATTATCTTTTCTAAACTCTTGTCAAGATCTTCTGGCTTCTGGTGGTCGAAGTTACAAATAAGCCATGACAAAAACCTATTCCTAGTTGGTTGGCAGTTTGGAGCGTAAGCACTCCCTAGATCATTAGTAAAAATGTATGGATTCAAAGTATCTAAGCAAGCCCAATAGACACTCTCTTCcttggagaagaaagtatACTTTGCGGCCGTACACCAGCTcttaaagaagaataatgCTAAGACGAAATTTTTCACCAGCATATCAAAACAAATCCTACTCTTAACAGCCTAAAGAGCTCCGATGGCTAGGAGGCAAAAACCCAAAATGCACTATAACTTACTACAATCCAATTCCAGGTGTTTCAAATAACTTCATTCTGAATAATCTATCGACATTGATGTTTTTATAGTATTTTTGACGTTTATGAGCGACATAGAAAACTCCGgctatttttcttctgtaacTCGCGAGAGGAATGGCAGTTTAACGAATAACATACCAATTTACCCTATACTCAATCGACAAGACCAATCAAATCGTTATTGTTAATGACATTACTATTCAAAGGTTTTAAAGCGATGAGGCAAAAATTAAAACTCTCGGCGGAAAAGCGCCGAGCTAGCGGAAAGAAACCCCACAGAGCCAAAAAACACTGGGCCAGTTAGGGGGTATATcatgaaattgaaaatctTCAAGTAAGCTATAGGTGAGCGATGAGTGCTAACAACCGGTAAATGCATCACTTAGCGGCaacaaaaaacacacacacatatactTTTCCGCCATCTCTTGTCAGAACAACCGATATAATTTTAAGAAAAGGGTGCAACAAGAGCCctaaaatatatttcagCGTaggctaaaaaaaaaagtgcaAACATTAAAGCCCTTCTTGAAGTATAAAACTGGGTGCATATGAAGATCATAACATGAGATGCTCGAAGAAGGGTCCttatttgatattgatgCGGAAAAAGTCACTTTTCTGCAAATCCGAGAGAATGCAAGAACTGctctactttttttttttttttttaactgaGATCGCAGGATATTTCCACGGCCCAAAAAATGCAGACTTAGAAAATATGCGGAAATGCCAAGGGTCTGCATTAATAGTGCAGCATGTTACAGGTCTGAATAAAGGCGACATTGGTTAAGCATTTTTTCTAAAAGATATGACAACTCATCTTGTaaaaaagatcaattcCGGTCCAACTAACGAAAACTAGAGTGACTCGTTATCAAATTTTTTATggatcaaagaaaaaacataaTTTGAATGAAATTCCCCTTGTTTGATACGGGGTGCTGATTCATATTAGAGTAAAAACTGCTTCTGTCTCGGCACTCAGGTTGCTTCATAGGTCTAATAGTTCACAAATCCTTTAAGGTGCTGCAAGATGAAATAGTCACACATGTAGATTTTTGAACACGAAACAAAACCTTGACAGTTTCGTGTGCTAATCGGATATAATCAACACTATgacatttttctttgaaccCTTAACAAGAGGACAATATTGattattcaaaaaataaaaaataaaaaaacactcCGCAATGAAAACAGATGGGTATGGAGAATTGGTCGAGTTTTTCAGAAATATGTTAAAGTTACACCCATTTTGTTTCGAGTAAACCAGGTCAGTTCAATAATTTGGTTCCAGCAAACGAAGTCATTTGTAAAACTTatttgttttcgttttcgttttcgttttcgttttcatccattttcatttttttaaGTTGTTCGCTTCTTGATTTTCGTaatgtcttcttttgtctCAAACGAAGACAGTGAATAATTCACTGTAAGACAAAGGCAACGTCAAAGCGAAAAacatattatattatcACAGAATGACGCTTATCTGTAAGGTTTACGGTGCCAATTAAGTATAGGGCTGACAAAGATGAACAGCTGTTATTTAGTGGCTGATAATATAATCATGTGataaaactgaaaactAAAATAGAAGAAGCCGTTGTTTCACTTAACAATGCATTAATTTATTGCATATTGCAATGTATTTGTAATAAGACGTTCATAACCTCTCAATATATTTAAAGAGGGAAAGGAAATGACATCGAAATGTTTTCTCCAATCCAAAAGACACTTCTCATTGCTTAATAACTTCGAATATTATTGGTGTACATATTAACTGATCAAAAACCGTGAACTAATTAATATACATATCATAGTAGAATCAACATGACGCAGAAAAACCACGGAGATGCTCAGCAAccaaaaagacaaaaaacGAATGACGATGGCAAAAGTGCtccaaaaaatattatcCTAAACGCATTTTTGATGAGTTCACCTGGTCTTCAAGTAATCAATTCCTGGAGAAATGAGAAAGACCAGACTTCTACTTCTGCAGAGAATCCCGAATATTGGATAGAATTAGCCAAAGTTCTAGAGAGAGGTGGGTTCAACGCAGTGTTTTTTGCTGATGTGCTAGGTCCTTATGATGTTTATAAAGGTCCAGGAAACTTTAAACCTGTCGCAAAAGCCGGCGCGCAATGGCCGTTACCTGATCCAAGTTATTATATTCCGCTTATGGCTGCTGTTACCAAGAGATTGGCGTTTGGTATAACGATTTCTACTATTAGTGAGCAGCCTTACCACTTGGCAAGAAGATTGGGTACCTTAGATTTGATAACTGGAGGTCGTGCTGGATGGAATATTGTCACTTCTTATCTTGACAGTGCTTCTCGTAACCTATTGAATGGTCAAAACCTCCCAGATAAAGTCGAAAGGTACAAGAAGGCAGAAGAATTTGTTGACGTCATTTATAAGCTTTTCTTGAGCTCCTGGCAAGATGGGGCCGTTAAGGCagacaagaaaaaaggtGTATTTACAGATCCAGAGGGATTGCGTCACATCAATCACGAGGGAAAGTATTTCAACGTCCAAGGACCAGGGCTCACTCAACCCAGTCAACAAAAACTTCCTGTTATCATCCAAGCAGGAACTTCCCCAAAAGGGAAAGAACTAGCTGCCAGAAATGCGGAGATCATCTTTTTGAATAACCCTTCGAAAGAttcattgaagaaaaatatagACTCCGTGAAGTACCTTGCCCAGCATAAGTTTGGTAGAGATCCATCAAAGATCAAATTTTTGTTGCAGGTCACAATAATCATTGGCGACACAGCTGAAGATGTAAAGCAACAAATTGATACTGTAAGAGCCTTGGGCGACGATGAAGCAGCCCTGGCAATGTTTTCAGGTTGGAGTGGAATCGATATTAGCGCTTACACTGACGATAAACCGTTAGAAGACATTGAAAATGTCGCTATTGCCTCAACAATACAGTCCTGGAAGATCGCCTACCCTGAAGTTAAAATCTggacaaagaaagaaattattGACCGTGTCACCGTTTCCGGTTCAGGTATACTTTTCGCAGGAACGCCAAAAGAGGTAGCTGACACAATCCAAGATTGGGTTGAATATACTGGTGTCGATGGCTTCAATTTTGCTTACACCAACCTACCAGGTactttcaaagatattgCTGATAAATTGGTCCCTGAATTGAGAAAACGCGGCCTTGTCCCAGGACTTGACGAGTTAACAAGAGCCAACGAAAATGGTTTATCATTCAGACAGCAGCTCTTTGGCACTAACGAATTGGATCCTACCCATCCAGCTAGTGAACTAAAATGGAAAAGCAATGAGAGtagagaagaatttgaaCACAGATTTTCTAAAGCCTTAGAAAAGCTACACGCTACGTTGTAATTTCAGCTTTTATGTTACAATATTATTACGAAGGGATGAAACTGTTATGTTATGTAAGCACACATAATTTATAAATGATTAGTATAATGCCAAGAACTTTTTTactattttcattttgccttttaattttttgtCCTCTCGTTTAAACAATGCACATAGAGAGAAGGGTGTCGTGAGACCACAATAAATTAGTTACGGGTTTGGGCAATGTGGCTTCCTAAAAGGGTGTACACTGTCATTTGCAACAATCacacttttttttaccaACAGCTTACTCAAAGTATGTGTAAGTAAAGTCAGCGTATGCTTTAATTAGGTTATGACATAGATAAAAGTTATTAAAATCATTGGTTACGTAAAGCAGTAGTAAGATATACAAAAACCTCGGAACATATTGTCTTCActctttccaaattttGCATTGTGTTTTAATAGTGTGTTTTTACATTACAAACCCTTTTTTTACCTCTTTTCCATATTTGTAAGGGGTTATGTGACTTAATTACTCGAAAATTAATAATTGTCCCCTTAACAGAAAAGGTACAGAATTAATTTAGTAAGCTCGGAAAGCTGAGAATCATATAGAACAATGGTGAGTCTGACTTTTGATTAATCGACCGAACAGgaaaaatatacatatataagtaGAGAGGAAATGAAGAGGTCTTTGATTAGGTAGGAGCTGCATTTTCTTAGAAGGTTTTTGTTAACATCTATTTATACTTATTAGAAGTAGAGTGACAACTGAAGGCAATCTTTATACTGAAACCTTTAGAGCAGTTACATATCCTGAACAGAAACAATAATTTTAAAGAACAATGACAAAGAACGTAGCATTGATTGGTGCCACTGGTTACACTGGTGCTGCTATTCTTACCGAGCTATTGAGCCGCAAGTATCACGTGAAAGCTATAGTCCGTTCACCAGAGAAGGTTAAAGCTCAAGATAACCTAGAGATTGTGAAGGTCGATGTTTTTGATGAGGAAGCTTTAACAAAGTCCTTGGCTGGTGTTGATGCGGTGATTAGCGCTTATAACTCGGGATGGACTAATCCAAACATTTTTGAGGACTTTGTGAAAGGTTCCCACAACATCATCAATGCTACCAAAAAGGCTGGAATTAAGAGATTCCTAGTGGTCGGAGGTGCAGGAAGTTTGTACGTTGCACCTGGTGTGCAATTGATCGACACTCCTCAATTCCCAAAGGCAATCTACCCTGGTGCTAACGGTGCAAGAGTTTTGTTAGACgatttgaaaaaggaaaCTGAACTAGACTGGACCATGTTAAGTCCACCAATCGGATACAGTGCTACAAACCCTGGCACTCGTACTGGGAAGTACCGTATTGGTACTGACAGTCCATTGATGGATGGTGACAAACCTGGTGCCATCTCTGCACCTGATTTGGCAATTGCCTTGGTTgatgaattggaaaagGGAGACTTTATTAAGGCTCGTTTCACAATTGCGAACTAGATCTCATTGATGAAAACCTAGAATCAAAGTACGATAAAACGTGTAGTGACCTGTTaagtaaacaaaaagaaaacacttAATTGCAATTAGAcaattttcctttcttaGTTGGCTATATAAATCGTAAATAGTATCATCATCCtttcaaacttttcttcCACCAATGTTTCCGCTGAATATATTCTTGGCAAAAGAACGTATATCGACAGTATAGCTGGTTTCATCTCGATCAAAATTGTCGTGATCATCAGAATGTTGCCTTGATTTTTCATCTCTAGTGATGATATAGATTCTCAACAAATACAATAAGAGCGCTGCTCCGAAATAAGCAAACCCTGTGAATATTGCAGTATGAACGTAATTGGTTTTTGATCCAATTACATCGGTATCAAGTTGCAATCCAATCACTGGAGCAGGAATTGCAAATAGTGCAATAAACACCCAAAGTACACCAGATGCTTTTTCAAGCCTTTTCAAACCAATAACTCTAGCTGAAACCGAAGCAAAAATGACCCACACCGTACCAATTAGAGCACCTTGAAGTAATCCGAAAGCAATTGCAACACCAAAATTTGTACACGGGATCCACATTGCCCAACAAAGAATGGCAACAATTAAATTTACTATTGCACCAACAGTTATTGGTCCAAACTTATCGGCAATATGTCCAATTATTGGCCGACCGACTAATCCACCAAGACTAACCATACAGGACACATATGAGCCCTTTTTTGCATTATAGCCAAGACTCTGCGTGAAGGCAGAAAGTGAGTATAAAATGATGACGTATCCTAACATCGTGAAAGCAACCCATAGACAGAGTAACCACATCCCAAAAATCTTAAACACTTCCAAATGCTCCACAGCCAACTCTTTAAATGACGATTTGGCTTTCGCAGCATTTCCATGAATAATTTTAgtccttgtccttgtcAAGGCTAATGCAATACAACTCAATACAGAACATATAATACATTGAACGATTAGAGCCCATTTGACGCTTTTGACTTCTATTATTCTCTGCATGCCGAGATTGAATATGATACCTCCGAGGCCACTTCCGCTGGTGCCAATCCCAGACGCCAACGTTCTTTTATTTCTAAACCATTGTGGGACTAGCGTGAAACTTGGTATGCAAATAGATGCTAATCCAAAAGATATCAATAACCCCTGGGTAAGGTAGAGTTGCCATAACTTCTTGGAAAATGCAGCTAACAAAAGCGCGGCTGTTTGACACACAATTCCAATCCCAATTACAATCTGAACCCCATATATCCTAGAGAAGTGAACAATTACAGGTGCAAATAACAAACCTCCCCCAAAAGCTATACCTCCAACGGCAGCATAGTCTAGTTTTCCTCCCCCAGGAAATGCATTGTTAGACAAATAATCGGCAAGGTAAATAGCATAACCAGAATTTGCACCCCATGTACAAAAGTTATATAAGAAGAAGCATAAAGCAATTACCCAACCGTATCCTCCATCCGGAATTTCAATAGTTTCACTTGCTGTGCTTTCACTATCTTTTATTGTGGATTCTTTGGGATCAACCTTTCTCAATTTCTCCTCCGTcattatcatatatttatttgatTTTAGTTATAGCAACAATAGTTAAAGATTCATTGTGAGCAACTATCAAGTAACATAATTCGATAGTTCATCTTATCCTGGAGGCCTTTAGCCTTTtatattcatcatctttcAATATCTATGGCTATTCAAAGCAGCGGAAATAAAGTACTTGCGGCAAAACTACCGCCATCTTCAATTTACCATGAAAAAATACACCCAAATTACAAAGGTTAAGGCTTGTTTTCCTAACACATCAAAAACTCAAATGTTGTATTTGACGTTCAATAATCTCTTCAACAACTGTTTAATTAAGCGCTCTGCGGACATATTGAATCTTAAATTATTAAAAGTGTCGGAAATTAAATTTTGCGGAAATAACTCTTAGTCAATAACAAGACCGTTCAGAATTTTTAGTAATAGTCAATGAAATGAAGGGATGATATTTCAACCGCAACCCAATTTGGCTATCGGTTTACATACGACATCAAACTTTTAAATTCAGATTTAAAAGTGACAGCAAGCTAGTACAGCTTTTGTTTCAAAGCTTGGATAGCTGGAAATTATATACATTGGGTTGTTTTGAAGACATTCAGGAAGCCTTTTTGACAGcatgaaaaagaaagctGTAGGAGTAAAATGTAGGCA contains these protein-coding regions:
- the MCH2 gene encoding Mch2p, with translation MIMTEEKLRKVDPKESTIKDSESTASETIEIPDGGYGWVIALCFFLYNFCTWGANSGYAIYLADYLSNNAFPGGGKLDYAAVGGIAFGGGLLFAPVIVHFSRIYGVQIVIGIGIVCQTAALLLAAFSKKLWQLYLTQGLLISFGLASICIPSFTLVPQWFRNKRTLASGIGTSGSGLGGIIFNLGMQRIIEVKSVKWALIVQCIICSVLSCIALALTRTRTKIIHGNAAKAKSSFKELAVEHLEVFKIFGMWLLCLWVAFTMLGYVIILYSLSAFTQSLGYNAKKGSYVSCMVSLGGLVGRPIIGHIADKFGPITVGAIVNLIVAILCWAMWIPCTNFGVAIAFGLLQGALIGTVWVIFASVSARVIGLKRLEKASGVLWVFIALFAIPAPVIGLQLDTDVIGSKTNYVHTAIFTGFAYFGAALLLYLLRIYIITRDEKSRQHSDDHDNFDRDETSYTVDIRSFAKNIFSGNIGGRKV
- the yxeK gene encoding putative monooxygenase yxeK codes for the protein MTQKNHGDAQQPKRQKTNDDGKSAPKNIILNAFLMSSPGLQVINSWRNEKDQTSTSAENPEYWIELAKVLERGGFNAVFFADVLGPYDVYKGPGNFKPVAKAGAQWPLPDPSYYIPLMAAVTKRLAFGITISTISEQPYHLARRLGTLDLITGGRAGWNIVTSYLDSASRNLLNGQNLPDKVERYKKAEEFVDVIYKLFLSSWQDGAVKADKKKGVFTDPEGLRHINHEGKYFNVQGPGLTQPSQQKLPVIIQAGTSPKGKELAARNAEIIFLNNPSKDSLKKNIDSVKYLAQHKFGRDPSKIKFLLQVTIIIGDTAEDVKQQIDTVRALGDDEAALAMFSGWSGIDISAYTDDKPLEDIENVAIASTIQSWKIAYPEVKIWTKKEIIDRVTVSGSGILFAGTPKEVADTIQDWVEYTGVDGFNFAYTNLPGTFKDIADKLVPELRKRGLVPGLDELTRANENGLSFRQQLFGTNELDPTHPASELKWKSNESREEFEHRFSKALEKLHATL
- the ywnB gene encoding NAD(P)-dependent oxidoreductase, whose translation is MTKNVALIGATGYTGAAILTELLSRKYHVKAIVRSPEKVKAQDNLEIVKVDVFDEEALTKSLAGVDAVISAYNSGWTNPNIFEDFVKGSHNIINATKKAGIKRFLVVGGAGSLYVAPGVQLIDTPQFPKAIYPGANGARVLLDDLKKETELDWTMLSPPIGYSATNPGTRTGKYRIGTDSPLMDGDKPGAISAPDLAIALVDELEKGDFIKARFTIAN